A single region of the Actinoplanes sp. SE50/110 genome encodes:
- a CDS encoding ABC transporter ATP-binding protein has translation MSAALPIADQRQVARAALALIAADKRSVAAMTLLNSLAALAGLGSPWLLGRVIDTVATGGGVHAVDRLALAVLGCAIAQVLLSRFALALAFRFGERTSARIRETFLRRALSLPASVVERVPAGDLAARGTTDVDAVATTLRDVLPRILIGLAEMVFIVVAVVLLDPLLGIVGVLGLSGIWFATRWYLRRARDAYLREGESNSWLADELAATTSGARTVEAFGLADRRLAAGHAAIDETRRTRLFTLRLRSVFFPVTETFYAVPVMLVLLLGGYLYLHHRVSLGTVGAAVLYLRQLINPLDTLLIRIEQLQSAAASFARVEGLVRIEAPPVIRDRTPDGDRIEVRDVRFAYDSGRDVLHDIHLTVRPGERLAVVGLSGAGKSTLGRLLAGVDRPTAGTVTVGGVPIAGLPPELLRRQVVLVTQDHHVFRESLRDNLMVAAPDDELRRALATVGATWADDLDRDLGAQPLDGAQAQQLALARVLLAGPHTVILDEATALLDPTAARDAERALAAVLHGRTVIAIAHRLQTAHDADRVAVLDDGRIIELGTHDELIAAGGSYAALWRSWHRADQMR, from the coding sequence GTGAGCGCCGCCCTGCCGATCGCCGACCAGCGGCAGGTGGCCCGGGCCGCGCTCGCTCTGATCGCCGCCGACAAGCGCTCGGTCGCCGCGATGACCCTGCTGAACTCGCTGGCCGCGCTCGCCGGCCTCGGCTCGCCGTGGCTGCTCGGCCGGGTGATCGACACGGTCGCCACCGGCGGCGGGGTGCACGCGGTCGACCGGCTGGCCCTGGCCGTGCTCGGCTGCGCGATCGCCCAGGTCCTGCTGTCCCGGTTCGCCCTCGCACTGGCCTTCCGGTTCGGCGAGCGCACCTCGGCCCGGATCCGGGAGACGTTCCTGCGCCGCGCGCTGAGCCTGCCCGCCTCGGTGGTCGAGCGGGTCCCGGCCGGCGACCTCGCGGCCCGCGGCACCACCGACGTCGACGCGGTCGCCACCACCCTGCGCGACGTGCTGCCCAGGATCCTGATCGGCCTGGCCGAGATGGTCTTCATCGTGGTCGCCGTGGTGCTGCTCGACCCGCTGCTCGGCATCGTCGGCGTGCTCGGCCTCTCCGGCATCTGGTTCGCCACCCGGTGGTATCTGCGCCGCGCCCGGGACGCCTACCTGCGCGAGGGCGAGTCGAACTCGTGGCTGGCCGACGAGCTGGCCGCGACCACCTCCGGCGCCCGCACCGTCGAGGCGTTCGGGCTGGCCGACCGGCGGCTCGCGGCCGGGCACGCGGCGATCGACGAGACCCGCCGCACCCGCCTGTTCACACTCCGCCTGCGCAGCGTGTTCTTCCCGGTCACCGAGACCTTCTACGCGGTGCCGGTGATGCTGGTCCTGCTGCTCGGCGGCTACCTCTACCTGCACCACCGGGTCAGCCTCGGCACCGTCGGCGCGGCCGTGCTCTACCTGCGGCAGCTGATCAACCCACTGGACACGCTGCTGATCCGGATCGAGCAGCTGCAGTCGGCCGCGGCGTCGTTCGCCCGGGTCGAGGGCCTGGTCCGGATCGAGGCGCCGCCGGTGATCCGGGACCGCACGCCGGACGGCGACCGGATCGAGGTCCGCGACGTGCGGTTCGCCTACGACTCCGGCCGCGACGTTCTGCACGACATCCACTTGACCGTACGACCGGGGGAGCGGCTCGCCGTCGTCGGCCTGTCCGGGGCCGGCAAGTCCACTCTCGGCCGGCTGCTCGCCGGCGTCGACCGGCCCACCGCGGGCACCGTCACCGTCGGCGGGGTGCCGATCGCCGGCCTGCCGCCCGAGCTGCTGCGCCGCCAGGTGGTCCTGGTCACCCAGGATCACCACGTGTTCCGCGAGTCGCTGCGGGACAACCTGATGGTCGCCGCGCCGGACGACGAGCTGCGCCGGGCACTCGCCACGGTCGGCGCCACCTGGGCCGACGACCTCGACCGTGACCTCGGCGCGCAGCCGCTGGACGGGGCGCAGGCACAGCAGCTGGCGCTGGCCCGGGTGCTGCTAGCCGGCCCGCACACGGTGATCCTGGACGAGGCGACCGCGCTGCTCGACCCGACCGCCGCCCGCGACGCGGAACGGGCGCTCGCGGCGGTCCTGCACGGCCGTACCGTGATCGCCATCGCCCACCGCCTGCAGACCGCACACGACGCGGACCGGGTCGCGGTGCTGGACGACGGCCGGATCATCGAACTCGGCACGCACGACGAGCTGATCGCCGCCGGCGGCTCCTACGCCGCGCTGTGGCGGTCCTGGCACCGCGCCGATCAGATGCGGTAG
- a CDS encoding purine phosphorylase family 1, whose translation MEAAGVAKAGHLNAAPVAVIRGISDFANGTKAASDGASWQPRAAEHAAAFAAALAAEIRPRRTAAPSAARQAEPVTVENHNTVTGNARVGMQGGTIAGDVHFGAGFWDDATGSGRR comes from the coding sequence ATGGAAGCCGCCGGCGTCGCCAAGGCCGGCCACCTGAACGCGGCGCCGGTCGCGGTGATCCGCGGCATCAGCGACTTCGCCAACGGGACGAAGGCCGCCAGCGACGGCGCATCCTGGCAGCCGCGGGCCGCTGAGCACGCCGCCGCCTTCGCCGCCGCCCTGGCCGCCGAGATCAGGCCGAGGCGGACGGCCGCACCGTCGGCTGCCCGGCAGGCGGAGCCGGTGACGGTGGAGAACCACAACACCGTCACCGGCAACGCGCGGGTCGGCATGCAAGGCGGCACCATCGCCGGGGACGTCCACTTCGGCGCCGGATTCTGGGACGACGCGACGGGGAGCGGCCGGCGATGA
- a CDS encoding PRC-barrel domain-containing protein, which yields MTTPNTGIELVRLSDSDQMVGDPAEDVRGRQVRDRDGHELGRVDDLLIDPAEHRVRMLCVAHGGILGFGATSSFVPIEAIRAIDDDVVHVSEPKQIVAEAPRYDPALIDASEYYNELYRHYGYAPFWSGGYLYPGYPYYRI from the coding sequence ATGACGACGCCGAACACCGGGATCGAGCTGGTGAGGCTGAGCGACAGCGACCAGATGGTCGGCGACCCGGCCGAGGACGTCCGCGGCCGGCAGGTGCGGGACCGGGACGGGCACGAGCTCGGCCGGGTCGACGACCTGCTGATCGACCCGGCCGAGCACCGGGTGCGGATGCTGTGCGTGGCGCACGGCGGGATTCTCGGCTTCGGCGCGACCTCGTCGTTCGTGCCGATCGAGGCGATCCGGGCGATCGACGACGACGTGGTGCACGTGAGCGAGCCGAAGCAGATCGTGGCCGAGGCGCCGCGGTACGACCCGGCGCTGATCGACGCGAGCGAGTACTACAACGAGTTGTACCGGCACTACGGGTACGCGCCGTTCTGGAGTGGCGGCTACCTGTACCCCGGATATCCGTACTACCGCATCTGA